A region from the bacterium genome encodes:
- a CDS encoding MBL fold metallo-hydrolase has translation MIALLILGTGGAVPTIDRSPSAAWLTIDGRSLLVDPGPGALVRLVRSPHGPATIDGIDAVLLTHLHLDHCADLAPLLFALHTVVPQSRRLLQVIGPRGLAAYLDRLRDLYGDWLTPRRRPLEVLEVAGGDALEPDDDGRWAVGTARGASALEAFRVEHGEDRFSAENLGWLARDRDGRRLVLSGDTGPCRALEAAALGADLLVVECSTPDELAIDGHMSPSRVGALIAAARPRRVVLTHLYPAAAALDLPALVREHAPADVVVASDGDLFEVIGEPPPLPEPRKALP, from the coding sequence ATGATCGCTCTGCTGATCCTGGGCACCGGCGGCGCCGTGCCGACCATCGACCGCAGCCCGTCGGCCGCCTGGCTGACGATCGACGGCCGTTCCCTGCTGGTGGACCCGGGTCCAGGCGCCCTGGTCCGACTGGTGCGCTCGCCCCACGGTCCGGCCACGATCGACGGGATCGACGCCGTCCTGCTGACCCACCTGCACCTCGACCACTGCGCCGACCTGGCCCCGCTGCTGTTCGCGCTGCACACGGTCGTCCCGCAGTCGCGGCGCCTCCTGCAGGTCATCGGGCCGCGCGGCCTGGCCGCGTACCTCGACCGCCTGCGCGACCTCTACGGGGATTGGCTGACGCCGCGCCGGCGGCCGCTCGAGGTGCTGGAGGTCGCCGGCGGCGACGCGCTGGAACCCGACGACGACGGCCGCTGGGCGGTCGGGACGGCTCGCGGCGCGTCCGCGCTGGAGGCCTTTCGGGTCGAACACGGCGAGGACCGCTTCAGTGCCGAGAACCTCGGCTGGCTCGCGCGCGACCGCGACGGGCGCAGGCTGGTCCTCTCGGGCGACACCGGGCCCTGCCGGGCGCTGGAGGCCGCCGCCCTCGGGGCCGACCTGCTGGTGGTCGAGTGCTCGACGCCCGACGAGCTGGCCATCGACGGCCACATGTCGCCGTCGCGCGTCGGCGCCCTGATCGCGGCGGCCCGGCCGCGCCGCGTCGTGCTGACGCACCTCTACCCCGCCGCCGCCGCCCTGGATCTCCCCGCCCTGGTGCGGGAACACGCGCCGGCCGATGTTGTTGTGGCGTCCGACGGCGACCTGTTCGAAGTGATCGGCGAACCGCCCCCCCTCCCCGAGCCGCGAAAGGCCCTCCCATGA